Proteins from one Triticum aestivum cultivar Chinese Spring chromosome 7A, IWGSC CS RefSeq v2.1, whole genome shotgun sequence genomic window:
- the LOC123151125 gene encoding peroxidase 47 has translation MGAVKNLVKLLILVEVAVALAGPGVAALSMNYYGMNCPFAEYIVRSVVSDAVMGDPTLAAGLLRLHFHDCFVQGCDASVLLDAAPGSKAEKDALANKSLRGFEVIDKIKDTLEAQCPGVVTCADILALAARDAVLMVGGPYYDVPQGRRDGRRSVDTDTLTALPSPFLNASALITLFGTHGFNVQDMVALSGGHTLGVAHCPSFTPRLKFEASTLDAGFASSLAATCNKGGDSASATFDRTSTAFDGVYFKELQQRRGLLSSDQTLYESPETQRLVNMFAMNQGYFFYAFTQGMGKMGQIDLKEGDRGEVRKSCRVVNKPSW, from the exons ATGGGTGCTGTCAAGAACCTTGTGAAGCTCTTGATCCTCGTCGAGGTGGCCGTGGCCCTGGCGGGGCCCGGCGTCGCCGCGCTCAGCATGAACTACTACGGCATGAACTGCCCGTTCGCCGAGTACATCGTCCGGAGCGTCGTGAGTGACGCCGTCATGGGCGATCCcaccctcgccgccggcctccttcGGCTCCACTTCCATGACTGCTTCGTACAG GGATGCGACGCGTCCGTGCTTCTGGACGCGGCGCCGGGCAGCAAGGCGGAGAAGGACGCGCTGGCGAACAAGAGCCTGCGCGGGTTCGAGGTGATCGACAAGATCAAGGACACCCTCGAGGCTCAGTGCCCCGGCGTCGTCACCTGCGCCGACATCCTCGCGCTGGCGGCCAGGGACGCCGTGCTCATGGTCGGGGGCCCCTACTACGACGTGCCTCAGGGCCGGCGCGACGGGAGACGCTCCGTCGACACCGACACGCTGACCGCGCTCCCGTCGCCGTTCCTCAACGCCTCGGCGCTCATCACCCTCTTCGGCACCCACGGCTTCAACGTGCAGGACATGGTGGCGCTCTCCGGCGGGCACACTCTGGGCGTGGCGCACTGCCCGTCGTTCACGCCCCGCCTCAAGTTCGAGGCGTCCACGCTGGACGCCGGGTTCGCGTCGTCGCTGGCGGCCACGTGCAACAAGGGCGGGGACTCGGCGTCGGCGACGTTCGACCGGACGAGCACGGCGTTCGACGGCGTCTACTTCAAGGAGTTGCAGCAGCGGAGGGGCCTGCTGAGCTCGGACCAGACGCTGTACGAGTCgccggagacgcagcggctggtGAACATGTTCGCCATGAACCAGGGCTACTTCTTCTACGCGTTCACGCAGGGGATGGGCAAGATGGGGCAGATCGACCTCAAGGAGGGTGACCGCGGCGAGGTCAGGAAATCCTGCAGGGTCGTCAACAAACCCAGCTGGTAA